From a single Rhodococcus qingshengii JCM 15477 genomic region:
- a CDS encoding aspartate-semialdehyde dehydrogenase — MTTIAVVGATGQVGIVMRTLLEERNFPADKVRFFASARSAGKKLPFRGEEIIVEDAAATSDEDLKGIDIALFSAGATLSRAQAPRFAAAGATVVDNSSAWRKDPEVPLVVSEVNPQDTKNLVKGIIANPNCTTMAAMPVLKVLHDEAGLQRLIVSSYQAVSGSGIAGVEELLGQVRAVVGDAEKLVHDGSAVDFPAPNNYVAPIAFNVLPLAGSLVDDGSGETDEDQKLRNESRKILGLPDLLVSGTCVRVPVVTGHSLAINAEFANPLSVARAKEILADAPGVELVEVPTPLAAAGGNASLVGRIRQDPGVPEGRGLALFVSGDNLRKGAALNTIQIAELLVG, encoded by the coding sequence ATGACGACTATCGCTGTTGTCGGTGCGACCGGTCAGGTCGGCATCGTCATGCGCACTTTGCTCGAAGAGCGGAACTTCCCCGCGGACAAGGTGCGGTTCTTCGCATCTGCACGCTCCGCCGGTAAGAAGCTGCCCTTCCGCGGCGAAGAGATCATCGTCGAGGATGCGGCCGCCACATCGGATGAGGACCTGAAGGGCATCGACATCGCCCTGTTCTCAGCCGGTGCGACGCTCTCGCGCGCCCAGGCTCCTCGCTTCGCTGCTGCCGGCGCGACCGTTGTCGACAACTCTTCGGCATGGCGCAAGGATCCCGAGGTTCCCCTCGTGGTCAGCGAGGTCAACCCGCAGGACACGAAGAACCTGGTCAAGGGCATTATCGCGAACCCCAACTGCACCACCATGGCAGCGATGCCGGTGCTGAAGGTTCTGCACGACGAAGCCGGTCTGCAGCGTCTGATCGTCTCCAGCTACCAGGCCGTGTCCGGTAGCGGCATCGCCGGCGTCGAGGAACTCCTCGGCCAGGTGCGCGCCGTAGTCGGAGACGCGGAGAAGCTGGTTCACGACGGCAGTGCCGTCGACTTCCCGGCCCCGAACAACTACGTCGCCCCCATCGCGTTCAACGTCCTGCCTCTCGCAGGTTCGCTGGTCGACGACGGAAGCGGCGAGACCGACGAGGATCAGAAGCTCCGCAACGAGAGCCGCAAGATCCTCGGACTTCCCGATCTGTTGGTTTCGGGTACGTGCGTGCGCGTTCCCGTCGTGACCGGGCACTCGCTCGCGATCAACGCAGAGTTCGCCAACCCGCTCTCGGTTGCTCGCGCCAAGGAGATCCTCGCCGACGCTCCGGGCGTCGAGCTGGTCGAGGTTCCGACGCCGCTGGCCGCTGCCGGTGGCAACGCGTCGCTGGTCGGTCGTATCCGTCAGGATCCGGGTGTCCCGGAGGGACGCGGACTCGCGCTCTTCGTTTCGGGCGACAACCTGCGTAAGG